tactgcctcctatgtacaagaatataactactataatactgcctcctatgtacaagaatataactactataatactgcttctatgtacaaggaatatactactataatactgcctcctatgtacaagaatataactactataatactgctcctatgtacaagaatataactaatataatactgctcctatgtacaagaatataactactataatactgcctcctatgtacaagaatataactactataatactgcctcctatgtacaagaatataactactatatactgctcctatgtacaagaatataactactataatactgcctcctatgtacaagaatataactactataatactgctcctatgtacaagaatataactactataatacttcctatgtacaagaatataactactataatactgctcctatgcaagaatataactactataatactgctcctatgtacaagaatataactactataatactgctcctatgtacaagaatataactactataatactgctcctatgtacaagatataactactataatactgctcctatgtacaagataactactataatactgctcctatgtacaagaatataactactataatactgctcctatgtacaagaatataactactataatactgctcctatgtacaagaatataactactataatactgcctcctatgtacaagaatataactactataatactgctcctatgtacaagaatataactactataatactgcctcctatgtacaagaatataactactataatactgctcctatgaatgaatataactactataatactgcctcctatgtacaagaatataactactataatactgcctcctatgtacaagaatataactactataatactgcttctatgtacaagaataaactactataatactgcctcctatgtacaagaatataactactataatactgctcctatgtacaagaatataactactataatactgctcctatgtacaagaatataactactataatactgctcctatgtacaagaatataactactataatactgcctcctatgtacaagaatataactactataatactgctcctatgtacaagaatataactactataatactgctctatgtacaaggaatataactactataatactgcctcctatgtacaagaatctaactactataatactgctcctatgtacaagatataactactataatactgcctccctatgtacaagaatataactactataatactgcttcctatgtacaagaatataactactataatacttgctcctatgtacaagaatataactactataatactgcctcctatgtacaagaatataactactataatactgctctatgtacaagaatataactacataatactgctcctatgtacaagaatataactactatactactgctcctatgtacaagaatataactactataatactgcctcctatgtacaagaatataaaactaactataatactgcttctatgtacaagactataactactataatactgcctcctatgtacaagatataactactataatcatgcctcctatgtacaagaacataactactataatactgctcctatgtacagaatactaactactataatactgcctcctatgtacaagaatataactactataatactgcctcctatgtacaagaatctaactactataatactgctcctatgtacaagaatataactactataatactgctcctagtacaagaataacactataatactgccatcctatgtaagaatataactactataatactgcctcctatgtacaagaatataactactatattactgcctcctatgacaagaatataactactataatactgcctcctatgtagaagaatctaactactataatactgctcctatgtacgagaatataactactataatactgctcctatgtacgagaattataactactataatactgcctcctatgtacaagaatagaactactataatactgctcctatgtacgagaatataactactataatactgctcctatgatcaagaataaactactataatactgctcctatgttacaagaatataactactctactactgctcctatgtacaagaatagaactactataatactgcctcctctataacaagaatataactactgtaatactgcctcctatgtaccatAATAGTAATGACTATAATCCTGCCCCCtctgtacaagaatctaactactatactacttgcTCCTATGTCacgaatataactcctataatactgcctcctatatacaagcaTATAACTGCCTATAAtacttgctcctatgtacaagaatataaactactatactactgcctcaTATATACAAGCATATAAGCTACTTATAcattactgccccctatgtacaagaattataagctactataatactgctcctatgtacaagaatatagctactataatactgccccctgtgtacaggagtataactactataatactgcttctatgtacaagaatataactattataatactgctcctatgtacaggagtaTAACCATTATAatactataatatataatttggATAACTACAATTATGTCTTTTAGGTTTTAGATGTTATTTTAGTGGATTTCTCTCGTTCTGCTGTAATCAGGATGTTCTCCCGCTTTCTCGGCACcaggcagatgttgcccttggaaTCATGGGGACCGGACGCTTTTCTTTCACAGTCTTGCGGTGCATTTTTGAGCCTgtgttgcactttttgggggCATCGTCCTTTCCTTTATGTCCGTTGCCCGTGTTCTAGTAAACACAAATACAAAGCCCTGCTGCAAAGTGTGAACCCAGCTGTGTGACCCTCTCCCAACACCCCAAATGCGTCACTGGGTGCACTGTTCATGTGCGTGTGATCACTCTCAGACTTTATAGTCTTGTGCAGTGTCTGTCGCACAAGGGAAGGTCTTTCAGTGAAAGTGCACACTCAGGGGTGTGAAGTAAAAGGAGCAAGGTGCAAAGTGAGGGAGGTGGATTAGAGTGCACAGCGTCAGCAAGCTGCTGTTGAATGCTTGCCAGTCACGTCTCATTCCAGGAAGCAGGGGATACATTTAGCCTCAGGCTGCACATGAAAGCAACATTCGGAAGCCTGACTGTGTCAACATGCACAGGGTGACAGGGAGGTGACACTGTCAAAACAAGTGAAGGGGAACTGAGCTGTCTGCCTGACATCAAAGTGCCATAAGCTGGCAGCCCCAActccttcgcttaacccctccccTGCTGAGTTCCGGAGAAAGGACCTATTGTTATATGCACCTGGATGAATGAGTCACACACCTTGCGTACGTGTCACACTGACCCCGGGAGTGCAAGGGAGGGGGCGAAGGTTGGAGAGAGTCCTCTGCTGCCCTGCTAGACTCCCTGCTCGTGTACATTTGGAATTAAAAGGCCACAACATTTTGTCaaataaactttttattttatttttttctcaaaaataactttttttttatttcttgacgACATTCTCCCCTTAAGCCCGGAAACTGGGCAAGAATCCAGCAGGAGAGGAAGCAGATCTAATATACTAATATAAAGTGCTATGTACTGGAGCCTCCATCCCCATCCTGTGGGGCAAGTGAAGCAAGGGCTGGCAGGTCGTAGGCGCTGAACAAGTTCATGAAGCCCTTTTATCTTCAGTGCTGCAAAAAGGTTCCTTTACATTTTCAAGGTCTTGGTTTAACCGGGATGGGCCGGACCTGTCCATCGTCTCCCAGTTCTGCCACATTTGTTGGACTAAGCTACCGCCACACGTCTTGTAATTCCACAGCCTTGGCACAAGACTGTCTTCTCTTCCTGGTGGACAACCTTTAATACCATGTTCACTCAAAGGGTCCTCATCCCAAAGAGGTGGTCGCCACCATTCAGAGTTTCATCCTGGTGGACCCCAGTTTCTTTAGCGGAGTCTCATACTGGAAGGGGGCCCAGAAtggttttttgcaatagtagtacaagcagagtttttttttcttctcctccaTCCTCAGTCTTTGGGGTCTGCACCCACGGTGGGTACCTGTTTAAGTGCTTGCAGTAAGGCAGAGGAGTCCATGGATGACATTGCTGGAGAGTGAACTTGGGGGACGCTATCCTGACTCAGCAGTCCGGACTGGGATAAGTTGGGATACAACATAGGCATAGATCCTGGGTACCAACATTTTTCCAGCATGGGCAAATAGGCAGAGGGTGTAGGGGGTATCAAATAAAAGGGGAAGCAAAAGGGTGGATGAGAAGGGTAAGACCCCACTGAAGAAAGGTCATTGTTGCAGAATCTGGAGTCACCATCTGTGGTCTCCAGTCTGGGCCTCTTTTTTGGAATTTCCTCATGTTCCTGCTTGATGACCCTGTCTAGGGTGGGGGATCCAGAGGAGTCTTCCTTAATGACGCCACCTTGTTCCTGATGGGAATCTGCCTTTTCCACTTCTCCTCCATACCCACTGTCAGTGTCTGTGTCGGTGCCACTCTGCTCTCCGGATTGGAGGGGTGCAGCGCGGCAAATCACAGGGACGCAGTTGGTGGCCTGAGCCTTAGGACTGGGTTTTTCATCCAGTTTGGCAACTCTGGAGGGACTGTGGCTGAAATCGGAGGCCACGCGATGAAGATGAGCTACAAGTTCACGCGTCTCTCCTCCTTGCAGGAATCTTAAAGCTTCTTCTGCACACAGCTGGAACCCTGAGCGAAACATCTCTTCTGAGGATTTGCTGCTTAGGGGTGACCCACCTGGAAAAAGGAGGTGTCAGATAAATCAATGAAGTGCAATAGGATtatagacatagaaacatagaatgtgtcggcagataagaaccatttggcccatctactcTGCCCAATAtcctgaatactatgaatagcccctggccccatcttatatgaCCTCAGATCCTTCAACGGGACTGTGACCCTGCCTGCAAAGTCTCACTAGCATCCTCTTCCCCATAGTCCCATTACCTCATACCAATAGGGTCTGACCACTGACCATTCACATGGCCAGGCAGGGCATAACTGGCATGAAGGTTTTACCCCATGAGAGAACATGGTTCCCACATGTGTCCTGCATCTTGTGCCTAGATCAAGGCCCAAGCTTTCAGTACCAGACAGAGTGGTCTGTAGGGTAGTATTGGAGACCAGAAGAGATACTGACCCTTCTGAAGTGTTAGgatctgctgctgttgctgctcgaTCAGGTTCGATAAGGACTGCACATGTTTAAGGGTCAGTTCCAGGACCACAGCTTTCTCAAGATGTCCCAGTGTCTGAAGGAAAAAGGGATTCGATTAGTAACCAACATTTATCGAGAACACAGACATACACAAAGTCAGACGCCAACTCTTCCCAATCCTAAGGGGGCAACTAGAGGTATCTTGATGAGCCCATGATCTGACCCAGTAACATAGACCTCTTGAGACATCATTACACTCCAACAGAGGAGGtcgcccagctttcccagacaaaTCTACCCAGATAAGTGGAGATTTATGAAAACCTGTGATTCCCGAGTCTGGAAGGACTGGGTGACAACCCCGTGTGACAGTTGTAGTGGCAGCCATAGAAGTAACTCTGAAATAGGATTGGGCGCATAGCTGGACAGTTGAAAAGGTCTTCTGTTTTGACTGCAAGCTCTTGGGACCAGGATATAGAGCCATGTCATTATTGATTCTCATCTTACATTGCGCAAGTTGTCACCTGGTAGTAGCGAGGTCAGCCCTTAAGGCTAATACAAGGGTTATATAAGGCGGCTCCTTGTCACACGGCAGTCTACAATCAGtttcagagcaggagcgcgcaGCGTGGTGGTCACAAGGCTGCTGAACACATCGCGTGGTTGTCACATGCACCAGCCATGAACACGTGCGGTATCGCCATTAGGAAAAACCCTTTCAATTCTGCAAAGTGGCCACAGTCTACATCCCTTTCAGCCATGTCTTCTCCGCAGTCACTTACCGTCAGCTTGAGGTGCTCCGGCAGCAGGTCTTTCAGTTGGGAAATACATTCATTAATCCTATCGCGTCTTTTTTTCTCAATAAGTCGGTGAGGGAGCTTGTAAGTTTCCTGTTAAGAAAAGACATATCCATGTCACACCAATGCAGGCCAGGCAGACTGAATGGCGAAGCGCCCCCTAGTGTTCAGACTGGGATATTGCAAAAAGCAAACTTTACATGTGATGGTACACGTGAGACTCTAATCATACACACCCCACAAGGAACATGTAGGCAAACGTGCAGACGGGCTGCAGAGTACACAATGTACAGACACCACATGCATCATTGGCCAGCAAACTGAAACCAAACAAGCCGCAAAATCTATTGGGCTGATAGACAAAGATTTAACTCCTTGTATCTCTTAAACTGCAGCACCAAGATCTGCACACATATAAGGTAGAAGAGCCAAATGCAATGCAAATGAGCACAAATCACAGGCTTCAAAGCAATGCTATAATTCCATAGAGttagaaaagttttggaaaagtCCTCACCTTGCCATCCTCGCATCGCTTCagacctttcctgtttttgaaaACCGGATACATGTGGGAAAAATCCATCCTACAAGAAAATGGCCACAAGTCAAGAAAATGAAAAACTGCAACAATGTTGTAAAGAAGaattaatgttaaaatattaTTATGTCATCAAGTTGATCGTAGACTGAGATGATGGTTGTGCTAATGATTGTTACCATGTATCAAGATGCCATATAACCCACGCTGTTTGCTACATATTGTTACCATGTGTTGTTGGGATATAATCCATATCGATTGCTACAACATCTCACTGAGAACCAGGTAGTTCTGCCATCCCATACACTGCAAGATCCTATATGCCTGCCATATAGTGTATCCACTTAGGAACCTATAGGACGTCTACAATGTATCGGTGGAGGTTCCTATATCCTTAGGCTCCATTTACAACAATGTATCCCTGTAAGAAGACTATAGGTATCAGACAAATGGCTGCACATTCCAGGCTAAGTCATTGGGATAGCGTGGAGCAGAACTTATTGCCTCTCACTGTAATTAGTTCTTGTCCGTTACATGCCGGGCACATTTCTTGATGAAACTGCAGATTGCACAGGTTTCTAGGATTCCAGACACAGAAGAGCACTTACCCAGACAAGGAGGTAGATCTCTCCAGACAAGCAGGGGGAGGCTGGGCACTGGGGATTCTTTCCATGCCAAATGAAGTTAAATCCACCAAAGTGTAGAGCAGAGCAGATAGTCCATGCAGTA
This Bufo gargarizans isolate SCDJY-AF-19 chromosome 7, ASM1485885v1, whole genome shotgun sequence DNA region includes the following protein-coding sequences:
- the BHLHE40 gene encoding class E basic helix-loop-helix protein 40; amino-acid sequence: MERIPSAQPPPACLERSTSLSGMDFSHMYPVFKNRKGLKRCEDGKETYKLPHRLIEKKRRDRINECISQLKDLLPEHLKLTTLGHLEKAVVLELTLKHVQSLSNLIEQQQQQILTLQKGGSPLSSKSSEEMFRSGFQLCAEEALRFLQGGETRELVAHLHRVASDFSHSPSRVAKLDEKPSPKAQATNCVPVICRAAPLQSGEQSGTDTDTDSGYGGEVEKADSHQEQGGVIKEDSSGSPTLDRVIKQEHEEIPKKRPRLETTDGDSRFCNNDLSSVGSYPSHPPFCFPFYLIPPTPSAYLPMLEKCWYPGSMPMLYPNLSQSGLLSQDSVPQVHSPAMSSMDSSALLQALKQVPTVGADPKD